Proteins from one Mycobacterium adipatum genomic window:
- a CDS encoding YceI family protein, with product MRKKGWLIFAGLLAVVLVGAVAAGPWAYKTFVERPPEPVLALPSGAQPAATDVNGSWTVQPGSLVGYRVQQQLLWEMVDVNGRTDAVTGGAEIRESRLVSADFTVDVGTFDSGRPGRDERFRGTDVMDSASFPTATVRMNTPVDLAAIPEDGAAARLEVPVHLTLKGVTRRETAQIEVQRTAERVDVAGTIPIRFFDFNVDPPKPPASLLAVQPVATIEFLVHLAKG from the coding sequence GTGCGGAAAAAGGGGTGGTTGATCTTCGCGGGTCTGTTGGCTGTGGTACTAGTGGGCGCCGTCGCCGCGGGACCGTGGGCCTACAAGACGTTCGTGGAACGTCCGCCCGAACCCGTGCTGGCGCTGCCGTCCGGGGCCCAGCCCGCCGCCACCGACGTCAACGGTTCCTGGACGGTGCAACCCGGGTCGCTGGTCGGCTACCGCGTGCAGCAGCAGCTGCTGTGGGAGATGGTGGACGTCAACGGTCGCACCGACGCCGTCACCGGCGGTGCCGAAATCCGGGAATCACGTTTGGTGTCGGCGGATTTCACCGTCGACGTCGGCACGTTCGACTCCGGCAGGCCCGGGCGGGACGAGCGGTTCCGCGGCACCGATGTGATGGACAGCGCGTCGTTCCCGACGGCGACGGTCCGGATGAACACGCCGGTCGACCTGGCCGCGATCCCCGAGGACGGCGCCGCGGCGCGGCTCGAAGTGCCGGTCCACCTGACGCTCAAGGGCGTGACCCGGCGGGAGACCGCGCAGATCGAGGTCCAGCGCACCGCCGAGCGGGTCGACGTGGCCGGGACCATCCCGATCAGGTTCTTCGACTTCAACGTGGACCCGCCGAAGCCGCCCGCGTCGCTGCTCGCGGTTCAGCCGGTCGCCACCATCGAATTCCTGGTGCACCTGGCCAAGGGTTGA
- a CDS encoding mechanosensitive ion channel family protein, with protein MDVYNVAFEWTDTNKHWLVEVPIRVAAYLIIALIARYLIHRAIDRATTGRNPKIIAEAQPDAGETSSKKPPLLRNLRERAGSANSAKVVARRQQRAQTIGSVLKSTVSIVLLVWVVLTILNVLGVNIAPFIASAGVVGLAIGFGAQNLVRDFVTGVFMLLEDQYGVGDTVDLGEATGEVESVGLRITTVRDIDGTLWYVRNGEIARVGNMSQDYAVARIEVPVALKADLHEAENVALEAAREAIKDEAIAAKVIGEPQMLGVQTMSSDQVTLRLTLKTKPNAQWSVQRRLRREILRAYDENGIELPYPQLRASAGVE; from the coding sequence ATGGATGTGTACAACGTTGCTTTCGAATGGACCGACACCAACAAGCACTGGCTGGTGGAAGTGCCCATCAGAGTCGCCGCGTACCTGATCATCGCGCTGATCGCCCGCTACCTGATCCACCGGGCCATCGACCGTGCCACCACCGGCCGCAACCCCAAGATCATCGCCGAGGCCCAGCCCGACGCCGGCGAAACGTCGTCGAAAAAGCCACCGCTGCTGCGCAATCTGCGGGAGCGCGCCGGCTCGGCGAACTCCGCCAAGGTGGTCGCGCGGCGTCAGCAGCGCGCACAGACCATCGGCTCGGTACTGAAATCGACCGTCTCCATCGTGCTTTTGGTCTGGGTGGTGCTGACCATTCTGAACGTGCTCGGGGTGAACATCGCGCCGTTCATCGCCTCGGCCGGCGTGGTCGGCCTGGCCATCGGCTTCGGTGCGCAGAACCTGGTGCGTGACTTCGTGACCGGGGTGTTCATGCTGCTGGAAGACCAGTACGGGGTGGGCGACACCGTCGACCTCGGTGAGGCCACCGGTGAGGTCGAATCCGTCGGCCTGCGCATCACCACCGTGCGCGATATCGACGGCACCCTCTGGTACGTCCGCAACGGCGAGATCGCCCGGGTCGGCAACATGAGCCAGGACTACGCCGTCGCCCGCATCGAAGTGCCGGTCGCGCTGAAGGCGGACCTGCACGAAGCCGAGAACGTGGCACTCGAGGCCGCCCGGGAGGCGATCAAGGACGAGGCCATCGCCGCCAAGGTGATCGGTGAGCCGCAGATGCTGGGCGTGCAGACCATGTCCTCGGACCAGGTGACGCTGCGGCTCACGCTGAAGACGAAGCCCAACGCCCAGTGGTCGGTGCAGCGCCGGTTGCGCCGCGAGATCCTGCGCGCCTACGACGAGAACGGCATCGAGCTGCCCTACCCGCAGCTGCGGGCCTCCGCCGGGGTGGAGTAG
- a CDS encoding O-acetyl-ADP-ribose deacetylase → MPTITAVHGDITRQNVDAIVNAANSAMRGGGGVDGAIHRAGGPDVLQDCIRRFPDGLATGDAGWTTAGNLPARWVVHTVGPNYNAGQRDRALLESCYRRSLQVADELGAAAIAFPLISAGIYGWPKDDAIATAIDTIAGAETNVAAVTIVAFDITTFEAMRANLG, encoded by the coding sequence ATGCCGACCATCACCGCCGTGCACGGCGACATCACCCGGCAGAACGTGGACGCCATCGTCAACGCCGCCAACAGCGCCATGCGCGGCGGCGGAGGCGTCGACGGCGCCATCCACCGCGCCGGCGGCCCCGATGTGCTGCAGGACTGCATCAGACGCTTCCCCGACGGCCTGGCCACCGGCGACGCCGGCTGGACCACCGCCGGAAATCTGCCCGCCCGCTGGGTGGTGCACACCGTCGGACCCAACTACAACGCAGGTCAGCGCGACCGCGCCCTGCTGGAATCCTGCTATCGGCGGTCGCTGCAGGTCGCCGACGAACTCGGTGCCGCCGCAATCGCTTTCCCGCTGATCAGCGCCGGAATCTACGGCTGGCCCAAGGACGATGCCATCGCCACGGCCATCGACACGATCGCCGGCGCGGAGACCAACGTGGCCGCTGTGACAATTGTCGCCTTCGACATCACGACCTTCGAGGCAATGCGCGCGAACCTGGGTTGA
- a CDS encoding sulfatase-like hydrolase/transferase, whose product MTDEERAVPPYESPEVLAWRQRTLSGRRWFEENGVSFARHYTGSLACVPSRPTLFTGHYPDLHGVTQTDGLGKRYDDSRLRWLRPGEVPTLGNWFRAAGYDTHYDGKWHISHADLQDPATGKILATNDRKGVVDQAAVAAYLDADPLRPYGFSGWVGPEPHGAALANSGFRRDPLFADRIVAWLKDRYARRRAGDAAALKPFLLVASFVNPHDIVLFPAWSRRSPLKAAPSDPPHVPPAPTADEDLRGKPAAQAAFRDAYYSGYGPSAGVARTYRRKAQQYRDLYYRLHAEVDGPLDRVRRAVTEGSTEAVLVRTSDHGELLGAHGGLHQKWFNLYDEATRVPFVIARIGANATAARTVTAPTSHVDLVPTLLGAAGVDVPAVAAELAAEFSEVHPLPGHDLMPVVDGGPADEDRAVYLLTRDNVLEGDTGASGLARQLGRDVNPPAPLRIRVPANVAGNFEGMVARADGRLWKLVRTFDDPGTWTEPGVRQLAYTGRGTQRYRSDLLDDQWELYDLTGDPAEAVNRWDDPALHELRAALRGQLKQVRAAAVPERNNPWPYVRRQPPVASDGLLQRVWARLRR is encoded by the coding sequence ATGACCGACGAGGAACGCGCGGTGCCGCCCTACGAGTCACCCGAGGTGCTGGCCTGGCGGCAGCGCACGCTGTCCGGACGGCGCTGGTTCGAGGAGAACGGTGTCAGCTTCGCGCGGCATTACACCGGGTCGCTGGCCTGTGTGCCCAGCCGGCCGACGCTGTTCACCGGGCACTACCCGGATCTGCACGGTGTCACCCAAACCGACGGACTGGGCAAGCGTTACGACGATTCGCGGCTGCGCTGGCTGCGCCCCGGTGAGGTGCCCACGCTCGGGAACTGGTTCCGCGCGGCCGGTTACGACACCCACTACGACGGCAAGTGGCATATCTCGCATGCCGACCTACAAGACCCGGCGACCGGCAAGATCCTGGCCACCAACGACCGCAAAGGGGTCGTCGACCAGGCCGCCGTCGCGGCCTATCTCGACGCCGATCCGCTGCGTCCCTACGGGTTCTCCGGCTGGGTGGGACCGGAGCCGCACGGAGCGGCCCTGGCCAACAGCGGCTTTCGGCGCGATCCGCTGTTCGCCGACCGGATCGTGGCCTGGCTGAAGGACCGCTACGCGCGCCGGCGCGCCGGCGACGCGGCGGCCCTGAAACCGTTTCTGCTGGTCGCGAGTTTCGTCAATCCCCATGACATAGTGCTGTTTCCGGCGTGGTCGCGGCGCAGCCCGCTCAAGGCCGCGCCGTCGGATCCCCCGCACGTGCCGCCCGCGCCCACCGCGGACGAGGATCTGCGCGGCAAGCCGGCGGCGCAGGCCGCGTTCCGCGACGCGTACTACTCCGGGTACGGACCGTCCGCGGGCGTCGCCCGCACCTACCGCCGCAAGGCGCAGCAGTACCGCGATCTCTACTACCGGCTGCACGCCGAGGTCGACGGCCCGCTGGACCGGGTGCGCCGCGCCGTCACCGAGGGCTCCACCGAGGCGGTGCTGGTGCGCACCTCCGATCACGGGGAGTTGCTCGGTGCGCACGGCGGGCTGCATCAGAAGTGGTTCAACCTGTACGACGAGGCGACCCGGGTGCCGTTCGTCATCGCCCGCATCGGCGCGAACGCCACGGCGGCGCGCACGGTCACCGCCCCCACCTCACACGTGGACCTGGTGCCGACACTGCTCGGCGCCGCCGGCGTCGACGTGCCCGCGGTCGCTGCGGAGCTGGCCGCCGAGTTCAGCGAGGTGCACCCGCTGCCCGGCCACGACCTGATGCCCGTCGTCGACGGCGGGCCGGCCGACGAGGACCGCGCGGTGTACCTGTTGACCCGCGACAATGTGCTCGAAGGTGACACCGGGGCGTCCGGGCTGGCGCGTCAGTTGGGCCGTGACGTGAATCCGCCTGCCCCGCTGCGGATCCGGGTACCCGCCAATGTCGCCGGCAACTTCGAAGGCATGGTGGCCCGCGCGGACGGCCGGCTGTGGAAGCTGGTGCGGACCTTCGACGACCCGGGGACGTGGACCGAGCCCGGGGTGCGGCAGCTGGCCTACACCGGCCGCGGCACCCAGCGGTATCGCAGCGATCTCCTCGACGACCAGTGGGAGCTCTACGATCTGACCGGCGATCCCGCCGAGGCCGTCAACCGCTGGGACGACCCCGCGCTGCACGAGTTGCGGGCAGCGCTGCGCGGGCAGCTCAAACAGGTGCGGGCGGCCGCGGTGCCGGAGCGCAACAATCCCTGGCCCTATGTGCGCCGGCAGCCGCCGGTGGCCTCGGACGGGCTGCTGCAGCGGGTGTGGGCCCGGTTGCGCCGCTGA
- a CDS encoding peptide chain release factor 3, giving the protein MSDNTLTTTDTKSAARVTAEAARRRTFAVISHPDAGKSTLTEALALHARVITEAGAIHGKAGRRSTVSDWMEMEKARGISITSTALQFPYRDCVINLLDTPGHADFSEDTYRVLTAVDAAVMLIDAAKGLEPQTLKLFQVCKHRGIPIITVINKWDRPGRHALELMDEIHERIGLRTTPLTWPVGIAGDFKGVMDRRKGHYIRFTRTAGGATAAPEEHIPADAAADAAGTDWETAVEESELLSMDGSDFDPDTFRTGESSPVLFTSAALNFGVNQLLDVLVELAPSPGPIVDVNGVPRPVESPFSAFVFKVQAGMDSSHRDRIAYARVCSGTFERGDVLTHAGTGKPFVTKYAQSVFGQQRSTLDDAWPGDVIGLANAAVLRPGDTLYRDVPVVYPPIPSFSPEYFSVARGTDPSKHKQFRKGIEQLDQEGVVQVLRSDRRGEQAPVFAAVGPMQFEVAQHRMATEIGSPIALESLPYQVARIVDPEDAEFMNKQVSAEVLTRSDGVMLVLFSTPWRLQGFQRDNPDIKLRSLVAAAEG; this is encoded by the coding sequence ATGAGCGACAACACCCTGACCACCACCGACACCAAGTCCGCCGCCCGCGTCACCGCCGAGGCCGCCCGGCGCCGCACGTTCGCCGTGATCAGCCACCCCGACGCCGGCAAGTCGACGCTGACCGAGGCGCTGGCTCTGCACGCGCGGGTCATCACCGAGGCGGGCGCCATCCACGGTAAGGCCGGCCGGCGCTCCACGGTGTCGGACTGGATGGAGATGGAGAAGGCCCGCGGTATCTCGATCACCTCGACCGCGCTGCAGTTCCCGTACCGCGACTGTGTCATCAACCTGCTCGACACCCCCGGCCACGCCGACTTCTCCGAGGACACGTACCGGGTGCTGACCGCCGTCGACGCCGCGGTGATGCTCATCGACGCCGCCAAAGGCCTTGAGCCGCAGACGCTGAAGCTGTTCCAGGTGTGTAAGCACCGCGGTATCCCGATCATCACGGTGATCAACAAGTGGGACCGCCCCGGCCGCCACGCCCTGGAGCTGATGGACGAGATCCACGAGCGCATCGGGCTGCGCACCACTCCCCTGACCTGGCCGGTCGGCATCGCCGGGGACTTCAAGGGCGTGATGGACCGCCGCAAGGGCCACTACATCCGGTTCACCCGCACCGCCGGTGGCGCCACCGCCGCCCCCGAGGAGCACATCCCCGCCGATGCGGCCGCCGACGCCGCAGGCACCGACTGGGAGACCGCCGTCGAGGAGTCCGAGCTGCTGTCGATGGACGGCTCCGACTTCGATCCGGACACCTTCCGCACCGGCGAGTCGTCCCCGGTGCTGTTCACCTCCGCGGCGCTGAACTTCGGCGTCAACCAGCTGCTCGACGTGCTGGTGGAGCTGGCGCCCTCGCCCGGGCCCATCGTCGACGTCAACGGGGTGCCCCGGCCGGTCGAGTCGCCGTTCAGCGCATTCGTGTTCAAGGTGCAGGCCGGAATGGACTCCTCGCACCGGGACCGGATCGCCTACGCCCGGGTCTGCTCGGGCACGTTCGAGCGCGGCGACGTGTTGACCCACGCCGGCACCGGCAAGCCGTTCGTCACCAAGTACGCACAGTCGGTGTTCGGCCAGCAGCGTTCCACCCTGGACGACGCCTGGCCCGGGGACGTGATCGGCCTGGCCAACGCCGCGGTGCTGCGCCCCGGGGACACGCTGTATCGCGATGTGCCCGTGGTCTATCCGCCGATCCCGAGCTTCTCCCCGGAGTACTTCTCGGTGGCGCGCGGCACCGATCCCAGCAAGCACAAGCAGTTCCGCAAGGGTATCGAGCAGCTCGACCAGGAGGGCGTGGTGCAGGTGCTGCGCTCGGACCGCCGCGGCGAGCAGGCCCCGGTGTTCGCCGCCGTCGGACCCATGCAGTTCGAGGTGGCCCAGCACCGGATGGCCACCGAGATCGGCTCCCCGATCGCCTTGGAGTCGCTGCCGTATCAGGTGGCGCGCATCGTCGATCCCGAGGACGCCGAGTTCATGAACAAGCAGGTCTCCGCGGAGGTGCTGACCCGCAGCGACGGCGTGATGCTGGTGCTGTTCTCCACGCCGTGGCGGCTGCAGGGCTTCCAGCGCGACAACCCGGACATCAAACTCCGGTCGCTGGTGGCCGCGGCGGAGGGCTGA